From Micromonospora nigra, one genomic window encodes:
- a CDS encoding DUF4097 family beta strand repeat-containing protein, with protein sequence MPTFQTPAPIAVTVDLGAGHLQVTATDRADTVVDVRPGNDTDDSDVKAARQVKVDYTDGTLRITGPKAGAFDFSRRSKHVIVSIELPSGSHLSAELQAGDIRGTGQLGQCQLETSAGNIGLEQAGPLRLATAAGHVTADSVTGDADIRTGTGTIHITRIDGTAVIKNSNGNTTIDTATGDLRIRTSNGNIHIHHAAADVDAKTTNGSIRVDEVARGSTTLATSAGNLDIGIADGVAAKLEVQTNFGRVDNQLEHITEPQTDSKVAVRGRTSFGDITVRRS encoded by the coding sequence ATGCCCACCTTCCAGACCCCCGCACCGATCGCCGTCACGGTCGACCTCGGCGCCGGCCACCTGCAGGTCACCGCAACCGACCGCGCCGACACCGTCGTCGACGTCCGCCCCGGCAACGACACCGACGATTCCGACGTGAAGGCAGCTCGACAGGTCAAGGTCGACTACACCGACGGCACCCTGCGCATCACCGGTCCGAAGGCGGGCGCCTTCGACTTCTCCCGCAGGTCCAAGCACGTCATCGTGTCCATCGAACTGCCGAGCGGCTCCCACCTGTCCGCCGAACTACAGGCCGGCGACATCCGCGGCACCGGCCAGCTCGGGCAGTGCCAACTCGAGACCTCGGCCGGCAACATCGGGCTCGAACAAGCCGGCCCACTGCGGCTGGCGACCGCCGCCGGCCACGTCACCGCCGACAGCGTCACCGGCGACGCCGACATCCGCACCGGCACCGGCACCATCCACATCACCAGGATCGACGGCACCGCGGTGATCAAGAACTCCAACGGCAACACCACCATCGACACCGCCACGGGCGACCTGCGGATCCGCACCTCCAACGGCAACATCCACATTCACCACGCCGCCGCCGACGTCGACGCGAAGACCACCAACGGCAGCATCCGCGTCGACGAGGTGGCCCGCGGCTCGACCACCCTCGCCACCTCCGCCGGCAACCTCGACATCGGCATAGCCGACGGGGTCGCCGCCAAGCTCGAGGTCCAGACGAACTTCGGCCGAGTCGACAACCAACTCGAACACATCACCGAACCCCAGACCGACAGCAAGGTCGCCGTACGCGGCCGCACCTCCTTCGGCGACATCACCGTTCGACGCTCCTGA
- a CDS encoding DUF1778 domain-containing protein yields the protein MELSPYVTNLAREFATLAEAGGEEQRALVERLTGSLESTIRMAMLEVLSAAADEITQDLTPGSVELRLRGREADFVVTPPPADPPERTTDDTTDSPDTEQLIIDDGPTARINVRMPEQLKTAIEQAAAQQGRSVNAWLVRAAAAALQGSDRPEPPGSGMRTRQGFTGWVR from the coding sequence GTGGAGTTGAGCCCGTACGTAACCAACCTGGCACGCGAGTTCGCCACGCTGGCCGAAGCCGGCGGCGAAGAGCAGCGTGCGCTGGTCGAGCGACTGACCGGGTCGCTCGAGTCCACCATCCGGATGGCGATGCTGGAGGTCCTGTCGGCAGCCGCCGACGAGATCACCCAGGATCTGACCCCCGGATCGGTGGAGCTACGCCTCCGTGGACGCGAGGCCGACTTTGTCGTGACCCCGCCCCCCGCCGACCCGCCCGAACGCACCACCGACGACACCACCGACAGTCCGGACACCGAACAGTTGATCATCGACGACGGTCCCACCGCCCGGATCAACGTCCGCATGCCCGAACAACTCAAGACCGCGATCGAACAGGCCGCCGCCCAACAGGGACGCTCGGTCAACGCCTGGCTGGTCCGAGCCGCAGCCGCCGCTCTACAGGGCTCCGACCGTCCCGAACCCCCCGGCAGCGGCATGCGCACCAGGCAGGGATTCACCGGCTGGGTCCGCTGA
- a CDS encoding nucleoside triphosphate pyrophosphohydrolase, producing MTTPASAFGTGQAVDASGCWHDDGTTEPHVVLHRKLVRDRIPDLIQSQGGGVEVRALDEAEVLPALVAKLHEEATELGAAGPADRLAELADVREVLSALVAHLGFTEAQVARAARDKRAERGGFEGRIWLEATRDRG from the coding sequence GTGACGACACCCGCGTCCGCGTTCGGCACCGGTCAAGCCGTCGACGCCTCGGGGTGCTGGCACGATGACGGCACGACCGAGCCGCACGTCGTCCTCCACCGCAAGCTGGTCCGGGACCGGATCCCCGACCTGATCCAATCGCAGGGCGGCGGGGTCGAAGTCCGGGCGCTCGACGAGGCCGAGGTGCTGCCCGCGCTGGTCGCCAAGCTGCACGAGGAGGCCACCGAGCTGGGCGCGGCGGGCCCCGCTGACCGCCTCGCGGAGTTGGCCGACGTCCGGGAGGTGCTGTCGGCACTGGTCGCGCACCTGGGCTTCACCGAGGCCCAGGTGGCACGGGCGGCGCGGGACAAGCGCGCGGAACGCGGCGGTTTCGAGGGCCGGATCTGGCTGGAGGCCACGCGCGACCGGGGTTGA
- a CDS encoding pyridoxamine 5'-phosphate oxidase family protein, with translation MTVEITSAAELRELLGTPTPHVAAKERDRLHERDRQWLAASPFCLVATAASDGTCDVSPKGDPPGFALVLDEHTIALPERPGNRRADGYRNILTNPHVGLIFLIPGRTDTLRINGRARLLRDAPWFDDMVMQGHRPVLALVVEIEQIFSHCAKAFLRAGLWEPETWRPDALPTRARLRKDTESPAESLADLERHYGPEYAKKLYT, from the coding sequence GTGACGGTGGAGATCACCTCGGCGGCGGAGCTACGGGAGCTGCTGGGCACGCCCACCCCACACGTTGCGGCCAAGGAGCGCGACCGGCTGCACGAGCGCGACCGGCAGTGGCTGGCCGCGTCGCCGTTCTGCCTGGTCGCCACCGCCGCATCGGACGGCACCTGCGACGTCTCGCCGAAGGGTGACCCGCCCGGCTTCGCCCTGGTGCTGGACGAACACACCATCGCCCTGCCCGAGCGGCCGGGCAACAGGCGCGCCGACGGCTACCGCAACATCCTCACCAACCCGCATGTCGGGCTGATCTTCCTGATCCCCGGGCGGACCGACACCCTGCGGATCAACGGTCGGGCCCGGCTGCTGCGCGACGCCCCCTGGTTCGACGACATGGTGATGCAGGGGCACCGGCCCGTGCTGGCCCTGGTGGTCGAGATCGAGCAGATCTTCTCCCACTGCGCGAAGGCGTTCCTGCGCGCCGGGCTGTGGGAGCCGGAAACCTGGCGGCCGGACGCGCTGCCCACCCGGGCGCGGCTGAGAAAGGACACCGAGTCACCGGCGGAGAGCCTCGCCGATCTGGAACGCCACTACGGCCCGGAGTACGCGAAGAAGCTCTACACGTGA
- a CDS encoding DUF2231 domain-containing protein: MESRLKVLGHPVHPMLVMFPVALLVTAVLFDVVDTVGGPDFLGEVAYWNITVGLVGGLLAAAAGVVDLLAIPTGTRAKRVALIHAAANVAVILLFSAVWVVRLNAESRAAGGALVAIEVVALAILGISAWLGGELVDRLGVGVDRDAGLDAPSSLRPATNAHANAPSTAPAPGTAQATGRTGEPR, encoded by the coding sequence ATGGAGAGCCGACTAAAGGTCCTGGGCCACCCCGTCCACCCGATGCTGGTGATGTTCCCCGTCGCACTGCTGGTCACCGCCGTGCTGTTCGACGTGGTGGACACCGTCGGCGGGCCGGACTTCCTCGGCGAGGTGGCGTACTGGAACATCACGGTCGGCCTGGTCGGCGGCCTGCTGGCCGCGGCGGCCGGCGTGGTCGACCTGCTGGCCATCCCCACCGGCACCCGGGCGAAGCGGGTGGCACTCATCCACGCCGCCGCCAACGTGGCGGTGATCCTGCTGTTCTCCGCGGTGTGGGTGGTGCGGCTCAACGCCGAGTCGCGGGCCGCCGGCGGGGCGCTCGTCGCCATCGAGGTGGTGGCCCTGGCGATCCTCGGCATCAGCGCCTGGCTCGGCGGGGAACTCGTCGACCGGCTCGGCGTCGGCGTCGACCGCGATGCCGGCCTGGACGCGCCCAGCTCGCTGCGGCCGGCAACCAACGCCCACGCCAACGCCCCCAGCACCGCTCCCGCCCCCGGCACCGCCCAGGCCACCGGACGGACAGGAGAACCGCGATGA
- a CDS encoding Hsp20/alpha crystallin family protein, with the protein MTEHNRGWRSRQQGWDPMGELHSLRAELRRLVGGRSGPPEVELAETSDGWEVVVRLPGVAPEEVAVELDDRELCVRARSEAEVNADHGIPGGFETRGFEHRVDLPARIDPDAIDAVMDHGLLRVRLPRANRPAPRTITVGRAGPRGESGGAPPTVDPAADRELHHPDVAAGEYGRP; encoded by the coding sequence ATGACCGAGCACAACCGTGGCTGGCGGAGCCGACAGCAGGGCTGGGACCCGATGGGCGAACTGCACTCGCTGCGTGCCGAACTGCGCCGGCTGGTCGGCGGCCGGTCCGGCCCGCCCGAGGTGGAGCTGGCCGAGACGTCCGACGGCTGGGAGGTGGTCGTCCGGCTGCCGGGGGTCGCGCCGGAGGAGGTCGCCGTCGAGCTGGACGACCGGGAGTTGTGCGTCCGGGCCCGCTCGGAGGCCGAGGTCAACGCCGACCACGGCATCCCGGGCGGATTCGAGACCCGGGGCTTCGAGCACCGGGTGGACCTGCCGGCCCGGATCGACCCCGACGCGATCGACGCGGTGATGGACCACGGCCTGCTGCGGGTTCGCCTGCCCCGGGCGAACCGACCCGCGCCGCGCACCATCACCGTCGGCCGTGCCGGCCCCCGTGGCGAATCCGGGGGTGCACCGCCGACCGTCGATCCGGCCGCCGACCGGGAACTGCACCACCCGGACGTCGCCGCCGGCGAGTACGGCCGGCCCTGA
- a CDS encoding glycosyltransferase family 9 protein: protein MAGLALLGPAVGHVPDVARIAVLRANALGDFIFVLPALDALRSAYPAAEIVLLGAPWHAQLWRDRPGPVDRVLVVPPAPGIRTPDAGEPEPDLDAFLAAARAERFDLAVQAHGGGANSNPFVAALGARVTVGLRADDAPPLDRWLRYVYYQPEVIRYLEVAALVGAPATTIVPTLAVTDADRAEALTVLGPRHRPRVALHPGATDTRRRWPAEGFAEVARELHGDGYEVLVTGTPAEREVVDRVVAAAGVPVRPQVGTLSLGGLAGCYEACELVISNDTGPLHLAAAVGTATVGIFWVGNLVTVANLLRGRHRPISSWTVHCPVCGVDCTPGIYPHRPGDGECPHRVSFVADVPVVEVVEAARELLAQPA, encoded by the coding sequence GTGGCCGGCCTCGCCCTGCTCGGCCCGGCCGTCGGGCACGTGCCCGACGTGGCCCGGATAGCCGTGCTGCGCGCCAACGCCCTCGGCGACTTCATCTTCGTGCTGCCGGCGTTGGACGCGCTGCGGTCGGCGTACCCGGCGGCGGAGATCGTGCTGCTCGGCGCGCCGTGGCACGCGCAGCTGTGGCGCGACCGCCCCGGCCCGGTGGACCGGGTGCTGGTGGTGCCGCCGGCACCGGGCATCCGCACGCCCGACGCGGGGGAGCCGGAACCGGACCTCGACGCCTTCCTCGCGGCGGCCCGCGCGGAACGGTTCGACCTGGCGGTGCAGGCGCACGGCGGCGGCGCCAACTCCAACCCGTTCGTGGCCGCCCTGGGTGCGCGGGTCACCGTCGGGCTGCGGGCCGACGACGCCCCACCGCTGGACCGCTGGCTGCGCTACGTCTACTACCAGCCCGAGGTGATCCGCTACCTGGAGGTGGCCGCGCTGGTCGGTGCGCCCGCCACCACGATCGTGCCCACCCTGGCCGTCACCGACGCCGACCGGGCCGAGGCGCTGACGGTGCTCGGACCGCGGCACCGACCCCGGGTGGCCCTGCACCCGGGAGCCACCGACACCCGCCGCCGCTGGCCCGCCGAAGGGTTCGCCGAGGTCGCCCGGGAACTGCACGGCGACGGGTACGAGGTGCTGGTCACCGGCACCCCTGCCGAGCGGGAGGTGGTGGACCGGGTCGTCGCGGCGGCCGGGGTGCCGGTCCGTCCCCAGGTGGGCACCCTCAGCCTCGGCGGGCTCGCCGGCTGCTACGAAGCCTGTGAGCTGGTGATCTCCAACGACACGGGACCGCTGCACCTGGCCGCCGCCGTGGGCACCGCCACGGTCGGCATCTTCTGGGTCGGCAACCTCGTCACCGTGGCGAACCTGCTGCGCGGCCGGCACCGGCCGATCAGCTCGTGGACGGTGCACTGCCCGGTGTGCGGGGTGGACTGCACGCCCGGCATCTACCCGCACCGGCCGGGCGACGGCGAGTGCCCGCACCGGGTCTCCTTCGTGGCCGACGTGCCGGTCGTGGAGGTCGTCGAGGCCGCCCGCGAGCTGCTGGCTCAGCCCGCCTGA
- a CDS encoding glycosyltransferase — MNRPLDAGTPEGFRAERLVDVLVPTRNRPAELAVTLAGLAAQEGVDGFGVVVSDQSDGDPGYAHPAAATMVRALRHRGHPVLLTRRLPRRGLAEHRASLLAASAARYVLNLDDDVWLEPGTLRRLVTAIGELGCGFVGNAVHGLSYLDDVRPDTHRHYAEWTGRPVPERIRPGSPEWDRARIHSAANLLHVTEAVRLRPGEWRAYRVSWVGGCVLYDRAKLVDCGGFDFWRSVAENHQGEDVAAQLAVLARHGGAGVLPSGAFHLESPTTVTDRDVEAWEVVLADGQAG; from the coding sequence GTGAACCGGCCGCTCGACGCCGGCACGCCCGAGGGGTTCCGCGCCGAGCGGCTGGTCGACGTGCTGGTGCCCACCCGCAACCGTCCCGCCGAACTGGCGGTCACCCTGGCAGGGCTGGCCGCCCAGGAGGGCGTCGACGGCTTCGGGGTGGTGGTCAGCGACCAGTCCGACGGCGATCCCGGGTACGCCCACCCGGCGGCGGCCACCATGGTGCGGGCACTGCGCCACCGGGGGCATCCCGTGCTGCTGACCCGACGCCTGCCGCGCCGCGGGCTCGCCGAGCACCGGGCGTCCCTGCTGGCCGCCTCGGCCGCCCGGTACGTGCTCAACCTCGACGACGACGTCTGGCTGGAGCCGGGGACCCTGCGCCGCCTGGTCACCGCGATCGGGGAGCTGGGCTGCGGGTTCGTCGGCAACGCCGTACACGGGCTGTCCTACCTCGACGACGTACGGCCCGACACGCACCGGCACTACGCCGAGTGGACGGGCCGGCCGGTGCCGGAACGGATCCGCCCCGGCAGCCCGGAGTGGGACAGGGCACGGATCCACTCGGCGGCGAACCTGCTGCACGTCACCGAGGCGGTCAGGCTGCGGCCGGGCGAGTGGCGGGCGTACCGGGTCTCCTGGGTGGGCGGTTGCGTGCTGTACGACCGGGCGAAACTGGTCGACTGCGGGGGCTTCGACTTCTGGCGGTCGGTGGCGGAGAACCACCAGGGCGAGGACGTCGCCGCCCAGCTCGCCGTGCTGGCCCGCCACGGCGGCGCGGGCGTCCTGCCCAGCGGGGCGTTCCACCTGGAGTCGCCGACCACCGTCACCGACCGGGACGTGGAGGCGTGGGAGGTCGTCCTCGCCGACGGTCAGGCGGGCTGA
- the rfaE2 gene encoding D-glycero-beta-D-manno-heptose 1-phosphate adenylyltransferase — MGGAAAEQRRLASVVESWRGRPVLVVGDAMLDEWRFADSDRLCREAPAPVLTLRRRISAAGGAANTAVNVAALGGRAVLVAPVGADVAGDELHDCLDRAGVWDRTVNQPGRPTPVKRRMLAGDQILLREDSGDPDDPLDDDGVRHLLTALGCATEELRAATGGEPPTLVVCDYGLGALPAAVRAWLVAHRDRYATVSLDAHDLADWRGLAPTVVTPSFAEATRLLARAGTAARAAGHAGLHLDHPGEDPADGPSELTVGAAPREAGMRRTDGPTGEPTPGEGRVAMTGDGLSVTGTGVTVNAAAGAGVDRAVLAQSRLAELRAHTGAAVVAVTLDTEGAVVGGADGEPRRSHSTPVPASHAVGAGDAYLAAMTLALAADAPLPTAAQLAQLAATITVSGTGTCVCRRDDLLAALDVPAARPDAAPLVGGADLTAIAAEHRAAGRSVVFTNGCFDVLHRGHVRYLEQARALGDVLVVAVNSDGSVRRLKGPDRPVNPVEDRVALLAALSCVDHVVVFEEDSPAALIEAVRPHVYVKGGDYPPELVPEAPLVRRLGGQVRTLGYVPDRSTSAIIDRIRAHGHAAGTAAADSAGRAPATTGPGGSTDPAPAVNGPGGPADPAPANTAVPGELAGQPAPVTGQSP; from the coding sequence ATGGGAGGAGCAGCAGCGGAACAGCGCCGGCTCGCCTCGGTGGTGGAGAGCTGGCGGGGACGTCCCGTCCTGGTCGTCGGGGACGCCATGCTCGACGAGTGGCGGTTCGCCGACTCCGACCGGCTGTGCCGGGAGGCGCCCGCCCCGGTGCTCACCCTGCGTCGCCGCATCTCGGCGGCCGGGGGCGCGGCCAACACGGCGGTCAACGTCGCCGCGCTGGGCGGCCGGGCGGTGCTGGTCGCCCCGGTCGGCGCCGACGTGGCCGGGGACGAACTGCACGACTGCCTCGACCGGGCCGGCGTCTGGGACCGCACCGTCAACCAGCCGGGCCGCCCCACGCCGGTGAAGCGCCGCATGCTGGCCGGTGACCAGATCCTGCTGCGCGAGGACTCCGGGGACCCCGACGACCCGCTCGACGACGACGGCGTCCGGCACCTGCTGACCGCCCTCGGCTGCGCCACCGAGGAACTACGCGCCGCCACCGGCGGCGAGCCACCCACGCTGGTGGTGTGCGACTACGGCCTCGGCGCGCTGCCCGCCGCCGTCCGCGCCTGGCTGGTGGCACACCGCGACCGGTACGCGACGGTCTCGCTGGACGCGCACGACCTGGCCGACTGGCGGGGACTCGCCCCCACCGTGGTCACCCCGAGCTTCGCCGAGGCGACCCGGCTGTTGGCCCGCGCCGGCACCGCCGCCCGCGCCGCCGGCCACGCCGGGCTCCACCTCGACCATCCCGGGGAGGACCCGGCCGACGGACCGTCCGAGCTGACCGTGGGTGCCGCGCCCCGCGAGGCGGGCATGCGCCGCACCGACGGGCCGACCGGCGAGCCGACGCCCGGCGAGGGTCGGGTGGCGATGACCGGCGACGGGCTCAGCGTCACCGGGACCGGCGTGACCGTGAACGCCGCCGCGGGGGCCGGCGTCGACCGGGCTGTCCTGGCCCAGTCCCGGCTGGCGGAACTGCGCGCGCACACCGGCGCCGCCGTGGTCGCGGTGACCCTGGACACCGAGGGCGCGGTGGTCGGCGGGGCCGACGGCGAGCCCCGCCGCAGTCACAGCACCCCGGTGCCGGCCAGCCATGCCGTCGGGGCCGGGGACGCCTACCTGGCCGCGATGACGCTGGCGCTGGCCGCCGACGCGCCGCTGCCCACCGCCGCGCAACTGGCCCAGCTCGCCGCCACGATCACCGTGTCGGGGACGGGCACCTGCGTGTGCCGCCGCGACGACCTGCTGGCCGCGCTGGACGTGCCCGCCGCCCGACCCGACGCGGCCCCGCTGGTCGGCGGGGCCGACCTGACCGCGATCGCCGCCGAGCACCGCGCCGCCGGCCGCTCGGTGGTCTTCACCAACGGCTGCTTCGACGTGCTGCACCGGGGGCACGTGCGCTACCTGGAACAGGCGCGGGCGTTGGGCGACGTGCTGGTCGTGGCCGTCAACTCCGACGGCAGCGTCCGCCGGCTCAAGGGCCCGGACCGGCCGGTGAACCCCGTGGAGGACCGCGTCGCCCTGCTCGCCGCGCTGTCCTGCGTCGACCACGTGGTGGTGTTCGAGGAGGACTCCCCGGCCGCGCTGATCGAGGCCGTGCGCCCCCACGTGTACGTCAAGGGTGGCGACTACCCGCCGGAGCTGGTGCCCGAGGCCCCGCTGGTACGCCGGCTGGGCGGGCAGGTCCGCACCCTCGGGTACGTGCCGGACCGCTCCACCTCCGCGATCATCGACCGGATCCGCGCGCACGGCCACGCCGCCGGCACTGCCGCCGCCGACTCCGCCGGCCGGGCACCGGCGACCACCGGTCCCGGTGGATCCACCGACCCGGCACCCGCGGTCAACGGTCCCGGTGGACCAGCCGACCCGGCACCCGCGAACACCGCCGTGCCCGGCGAACTCGCCGGCCAGCCGGCACCGGTCACCGGCCAGTCGCCGTGA
- a CDS encoding type 1 glutamine amidotransferase domain-containing protein, translating into MAATLQGKRIAFLAADGVEEVEYVQPREAVEQAGATVELVSLKPGAIRSFNHLDQSETYDVDVAAADADAGRYDGLVLPGGVANPDFLRADPEAVGFVKAFFDAGKPVGVICHGPWTLVEADVVRGRRLTSWPSLRTDLVNAGADWVDEEVVTDNGLVSSRRPDDLPAFCAKIVEEFAEGRH; encoded by the coding sequence ATGGCAGCGACACTGCAGGGCAAGCGGATCGCGTTCCTGGCCGCGGACGGCGTGGAGGAGGTCGAGTACGTCCAGCCCCGCGAGGCGGTCGAGCAGGCCGGGGCCACCGTCGAACTGGTCTCGCTCAAGCCCGGTGCGATCCGGTCGTTCAACCACCTGGACCAGTCGGAGACGTACGACGTGGACGTGGCGGCGGCGGACGCGGACGCCGGGCGCTACGACGGGCTGGTCCTGCCGGGCGGCGTGGCGAATCCGGACTTCCTGCGCGCGGACCCCGAGGCGGTCGGGTTCGTGAAGGCGTTCTTCGACGCCGGCAAGCCGGTCGGGGTGATCTGCCACGGGCCGTGGACGCTGGTGGAGGCGGACGTGGTGCGGGGCCGCCGGTTGACGAGCTGGCCGAGCCTGCGCACCGATCTGGTCAACGCGGGCGCGGACTGGGTCGACGAGGAGGTCGTCACGGACAACGGGCTGGTCTCCAGCCGCAGGCCCGACGACCTGCCGGCGTTCTGCGCGAAGATCGTCGAGGAGTTCGCCGAGGGCCGCCACTGA
- a CDS encoding MFS transporter, which translates to MPGVELLRRVALDVSPLRTSRDYRLVFSAAGVSGFGSFITYVTVPYQVYHLTGDPLLVGLIGVCELLPLLVMSFVGGALADFLDRRLLVFGGEIGLALLCGVLLVNSLGSQPQLWLLYVVAALTAALDGLRRPALEGMTPRLVVPDQIPAASALNSLRMQITQLAGPALAGVLIASVDLVWVYAVDLATFVVSLLCLAYMRAMPPPPAADRPSLRSVATGLRYARSRPELLGTYLVDINAMFFGMPQALYPFMAERMGGPAVLGLLYAAPAVGSMAATLSSGWTARVHRHGLMVVFAAGAWGLGIIGFGLVTNLWWALFFLAFAGAADMVSGLFRMTIWNQTIPDHLRGRLAGIEMLSYSTGPLLGQLRSGLMARTPLGIQGSIVSGGVLCVVGTVALAAALPAFLRYDARDGLAHKEAEDAAQAARVTTLAA; encoded by the coding sequence ATGCCGGGAGTGGAACTGCTGCGCCGGGTGGCGCTGGACGTCTCGCCCCTGCGCACCTCACGGGACTACCGGCTGGTGTTCTCCGCCGCGGGCGTGTCCGGCTTCGGATCCTTCATCACCTACGTGACCGTGCCGTACCAGGTCTACCACCTCACCGGCGATCCCCTGCTGGTCGGCCTGATCGGCGTCTGTGAACTGCTGCCGCTGCTGGTGATGTCGTTCGTCGGCGGCGCGCTCGCCGACTTCCTCGACCGGCGGCTGCTGGTGTTCGGCGGCGAGATCGGGCTCGCCCTGCTCTGCGGTGTGCTGCTGGTCAACTCGCTCGGCTCGCAGCCGCAGCTCTGGCTGCTCTACGTGGTGGCGGCGCTGACCGCCGCACTCGACGGCCTGCGCCGGCCCGCCCTGGAGGGGATGACCCCACGCCTCGTCGTACCCGACCAGATCCCGGCAGCCTCCGCACTGAACTCGCTGCGGATGCAGATCACCCAGCTCGCCGGCCCCGCCCTGGCCGGGGTGCTGATCGCCAGCGTCGACCTGGTCTGGGTGTACGCGGTCGACCTGGCCACCTTCGTCGTGTCCCTGCTCTGCCTGGCCTACATGCGGGCGATGCCGCCACCCCCGGCGGCCGACCGGCCGTCGCTGCGGTCGGTGGCCACGGGCCTGCGGTACGCGCGTAGCCGTCCCGAACTGCTCGGCACGTATCTCGTCGACATCAACGCGATGTTCTTCGGCATGCCGCAGGCGCTCTACCCGTTCATGGCCGAGCGGATGGGCGGCCCCGCCGTGCTCGGCCTGCTCTACGCCGCGCCGGCCGTGGGCTCGATGGCGGCCACCCTCAGCTCCGGGTGGACGGCCCGGGTGCACCGGCACGGACTGATGGTGGTGTTCGCCGCCGGCGCCTGGGGGCTGGGCATCATCGGCTTCGGTCTCGTCACGAACCTGTGGTGGGCGCTGTTCTTCCTGGCCTTCGCCGGCGCGGCGGACATGGTCTCCGGACTGTTCCGGATGACCATCTGGAACCAGACGATCCCCGATCACCTGCGCGGCCGACTCGCCGGGATCGAGATGCTGTCGTACTCCACCGGGCCCCTGCTCGGGCAGCTCCGCTCCGGCCTGATGGCCCGCACCCCGCTCGGCATCCAGGGCTCGATCGTCTCCGGCGGCGTGCTCTGCGTCGTGGGCACGGTCGCGCTGGCCGCGGCCCTGCCCGCCTTCCTGCGCTACGACGCCCGCGACGGCCTGGCCCACAAGGAGGCCGAGGACGCCGCCCAGGCCGCCCGCGTCACCACGCTGGCGGCCTGA
- a CDS encoding NUDIX domain-containing protein yields the protein MSISWADSYVGQLRALAGDRTLMFVGARAVVRDNAGRLLLIRRSDNGQWAMPAGAMELGESIADCAVREVREETGLRALRVSAFALYTGPDRTRTNMYGHTYQIFTTAFRVEEWDGVLARATDETIDAGFFHREALPAPLSVSVPETLADLDVFEKTNRLILK from the coding sequence GTGAGCATCTCCTGGGCCGACTCGTACGTGGGGCAGCTGCGCGCGCTGGCCGGCGACCGGACGCTGATGTTCGTCGGCGCCCGCGCGGTGGTACGCGACAACGCGGGGCGGCTGCTGCTGATCCGCCGCTCCGACAACGGGCAGTGGGCGATGCCCGCCGGGGCCATGGAGCTGGGCGAGTCCATCGCCGACTGCGCCGTCCGGGAGGTCCGCGAGGAGACCGGGCTGCGTGCCCTGCGGGTCAGCGCGTTCGCCCTCTACACCGGGCCGGACCGCACCAGGACCAACATGTACGGCCACACCTACCAGATCTTCACCACGGCGTTCCGGGTGGAGGAGTGGGACGGCGTGCTGGCCCGCGCCACAGACGAGACCATCGACGCCGGCTTCTTCCACCGGGAGGCGCTTCCCGCCCCGCTGTCCGTCAGCGTCCCGGAGACCCTCGCCGACCTGGACGTCTTCGAGAAGACCAACCGGCTGATCCTGAAGTAG